Below is a window of Pogona vitticeps strain Pit_001003342236 chromosome 9, PviZW2.1, whole genome shotgun sequence DNA.
GGATACATCATTAGCGGCATGGAATTGCAGAAACGAAACACAAATTTTGAGCAGGCTAGCATCCACAAACGGCAGCTTCAGAATGCATCCTATCCAGAATTGTATAGTCTTTCCTGAACTGCTCCAATTGATCTATATATGAATGAAGGCAGTGTCATTGGTATTTGATGTGCATAGTCCCTGGTAAGTGGAAGTGTTTCTCTTGAGGGGAATCAGAGAGTCCAGCTGACACATTGTTTTTGCTTGTGGTAGAAAGTGAGGTGCATCAGTGCTCCCATGTTTTGAGAGGGTATGGCAGTTGGTCTGGATTTTGTACTTATTTGTTCTGTTTCTAGGATATAACTTCACCTTAAATCAAAACTTTTTCTGTTCTGGGATTTccatgctgtttaaaaaaaacaatacatgGTTAAAACAGCCAAACAAGGGAGCTTTCCAGCAGAGGCTTCCACAGTTTCAGAACTGGTAGAAAttagctttttttgtttgtttgtttgatgtatTCCCATAAAGATTAATGGATCATCAGCACCAGTTGGGAAGTTGCTCATTCATCTGGTTTGCCCGACATAATATCAGTAGGAACTAGAAATACTTCCTTTATTACATGTCATAAagtagggtttgtttgcttgtttttaagccACAGAGGAGAATCCTCTTTGTCTACTCCACTTGCTCTATGAATGATGCAACATTTTCTGAGCTTGCACAAGGAAGCATCCATTAGCCCCATTTATTTCAGTAAAGTGGTCTGACTTTGGCAACAGCAAGATGGATTATATGGAGCTTTCCTGGACAGCAACTCTGCCCCCAGTCTCCACCATTTGTTTCTGTTGGGAAGATAACATTGGAAGCCTTTTGTCATCCCTAGCTATAAAGTGACCACACTGTAATATAGTCTTTCTTTCATTGTTAACAGAAAGGAATTAATTATAGGTAAGTTGGTTGTAATAAGTTACTTCTAAGGACTTCTTGTTACCCATCTTATTCTGCAAATGCAAGACCGTTTTCCccatttctctttgccttgaTGCAGCCTGCATTCCCGAGGCAGTCTTTCAGCCTTAGGGTTCCTGCTGTGAAGTGGGATGAAGAAGAGTAAGGTGTGATGCTTTTACTCCAAACTGCCTGAAGTAAATTTACTAAACAGCTTGATGGAATCATCTCATTTCCTGGTCAAAGAAATGGCTGAGTGGGCCATGTGAACAACTTGTAGTGCAGTTCACCTTCAGAAACATGTACATAGAACTGTTTGTTTCACACACCATTGAAAATTTGACCCTTTGCAAGGAAGACAAACAGGTTGAGCAGGTGCTTTTGCATAGCAGCAGGTGGGAGGGCATCGAATCTCTCCATGAGGGTATTTCTGAGAAAGAGAGAACCTAGTGACAGAGGGCAGCTGAAAGGATCATTAGCAGAGGGGCACGCCAAAAGAGCACACAACCTGGGGTCCAGCTCAGAGAGCTTTCCATGGGGAACGCAGGGAGCCGAGATGACTTTGAATGGCTCTACACAGAGCAGCCCCACAGCAACAGAAGGAAGGAGATTCTGGGTGAGTTTGTAATGGGCTGGTTCTGCCCACAACCTTTTTAGATGCTGTAACTGGGTTAGCAGCTCAGGGCTGAATGGGAAGAATGTTTTACTGGACTGAAGTTTCAGGGAAATGTTCAGAATCAGAGAGGCATTATAAGAAGAGAAAGTAATGCAGAAGTCCTGATTTAATGAAATAATTAGTCAAGGAAGAAGCAACCACCCAATTAAGGTATCCTAAGGTAAAGAAGCTTCCTGGTGAGCACCTTTGTCAAATGGCCACCTACTGCTTTGGTCGCAGGGGTTGTTTCTAATCGTAAGGTACAAAGTGGACTCGGCTTcattcagtgtttttttaaagctaagaatgCACAGAACTCAGATGAGTCAAGCCTTGTTTCTTAAGAGAACTCGATCAGTACATATCCTTCAATGTATGTATTGCTCTCCTTGTGTGCGGCACTTCCCAGAGTACAAGCAGACAGGACTCTGCCACTACAGGATTGCTATCTGACACCTGACCCAGAGagaaaagggaatgggaaatgggGGTGTTGGAACTAAGGGACCGTGCCAAggtttttctggaaaaattggGGTTGAAAAGATGTAGGAGGGGGTGGCATCACATTGATGGTCACTTTGTCTGTTGAAAAGTATCTTAGTCACAAGACAAATGTAGGCCACACAAGGCAGGAGATTGCCGACCTTGACCCTGTCCTATCAGACATTTCAACCAACAATAATTGCTTTAGCAACTGGATTCACTAAGAGTTTAAGCAAGTGAGAGCACTGGTAAAGTTTTATGCATTTTCTGTTGGGATTCTCCATCCACTCTCTTCTTACATTCTTTACCAGCAGGAGTGGTAAAGAATGTAAGAAGAGGTCTAAAGCTGGAATAAGCCAAAACCTGCCGCCTCCAGCAGGCCGTTCCTACAGGGGCCAACCTGGTGCCTCTCTAGGAAGCCTACAAGTAGGGCAGCGTGGCTGGAGCTCAGAGGTCTGCTGTCTGACATTGAGGAAAAAGAGGGTAACATCCTGTCTGGGCACCATGCATTGTTCTCTTCTGTGCTAATTTGTCTGCACGGCTGGCTAAGCTGGCAGGCAGATACCCCCCCCAACACGCATATTGGAATCTTACAGCTTGATTCTTATGTGTAACATGAAGAAGGACTTCCTCTTCTCTAGCCTGAGTCTCCTACTACTGTATTCTAATTGTTTTGATCCTAAGCCTAAATTCTAGTATAACAACAAATGAGTAAAACCTTTTTTCCACCCAGTTGTTCACCACAAAAAGGGCTGTTATACATGTGGTAATAGCCAAAAAATCAGCAGAATCATGTATGAGTGGATGGAGCTGGTTTCTTTTCTTGAGACAGCCAGTCTTGAGCCTTGATGAACCAGAAATAGCTCTCAGAGCACTTCCACACATTTACTTAGATGTATAGCCCATATATTCAGTGAGATTGTTCCTGTATAAGCAAATGTATCATTGTAAATCTCTTGTCCGACCCTTGGGGCCACTTTCACTGCCCCACCAAGCAATAACTCTAATGTCAATtaatttcctgtttctttctgccACCTAGCAAAATATCCAGAGATAAAGAAATTGATGGGCCCTGATCCGAACTTGAAGTGGGTGGTGACCCTCATGGTCCTTATACAGATGATAGCCTGCTACCTGGTGAAAGAGCTGCCTTGGAAGTGGGTCTTTTTCTGGGCCTATGTCTTTGGGGGATGCCTCAACCATTCTATGACCCTGGCCATCCATGACATCTCCCACAATGTGGCCTTTGGCAACAAAATGGCCAAGTGGAACCGCTTCTTCAGTATGTTTGCCAACCTGCCCATTGGAGTTCCCTATGCCACCTCCTTCAAGAAATACCACATTGACCACCACCGCTACCTGGCTGGGGATGGGCTGGATGTCGATGTCCCCACTGAGTTTGAGGGTCGATTCTTCAACTCCCCCCTGCGAAAGATGATCTGGCTCTTTTTGCAGCCAGTCTTTTACGTCTTGCGGCCGCTCCACGTCAATCCCAAGCCTTTCTCCCAAATGGAATTCATCAACGTTGCCATCCAGCTGGCCTACGATCTTCTCATCTATAGCTTCTGGGGACTCAAGCCTGTGCTCTACATGGTCGCTGGGTCCATCTTGGCCATGGGCCTTCACCCCATCTCAGGCCACTTTATCGCAGAACACTACATGTATGCCAAAGGACATGATACCGTCTCCTACTATGGGCCTTTGAACTGGATCACCTTCAACGTGGGCTACCACATGGAACATCATGATTTCCCCAGCATTCCTGGAAGTAAGCTACCACAGGTGAGTGCCACCTGCCCTGTGGACAAAATTCCATAGTAGTGTGCAAATGCTtgagttctggagaacttgtCATCAGCCTCAGTGGTAACAAAATAtggcagggggagggaagaagcatgatcgttgcaaaattttgctgcagatttTAGCCATGAGGTTTGCAAGTAGATTAAgtccaaaatggaaaatgaagGCTTGTTGAATCAGTGGCAGTTATGCAGCTATTAGATTGCACCTTGATGTCAATTTCTGAAAAGACAGGTCTTTTGATGCAATTGACACATTTCTTCTATGCCCTACAACAGGAAGTAgaaggaaaaaatacagtaataattacAGCTCTTGTACAAGTAAAGTTGGCAATTAtattttcaattatattttagGTGGCGCATTTCTTTAGAGAGTCAACTAAGGCCAACTGGATAACATTTCTTGCTGGCCAGCACAGCCCCCCTTTAAATGGAAATCTAGTGTTAGGTTCTGGCCCTAACAGCTCACTGCAATCTTGCCCAAAGAAACgaaagagtcctgtggcacctgaAGGACTAAAGAGGGATGCAAGTGTGGGCTGCAATCCCCAAAAGCTTAATTTattgattatttaatttttatactgcccatctggagaAATCCACTCTTAATGCAAGAAAAACAGGTTAGTTTCTAAAATTCCAGAAGACCTTTGCTTGTTCTTGGTGGAcacctgccccctcccctttctgcTTTTCTCACTGTACAGCTATTAACACAGATGGACttccagtgtggcatagtggatagcatgtttttagtattgatcttACTAACtgttttaatatacttgtttaattatttttaaatatttgtatatttactgtttttttgcttttaaatattgtccttttaatgttgcAAGCCACTTTGgggccttttaaggagaaaggtggggtaaaatattttaaataaataaataatagaatgatagactaggactctggagaactcaCTGGGGGCATAGGACTGGTAAAATAAAGGCATCCAGGGAACACATTTACTTTAGCATATTGGATACGTGTACTGTTCTCTGACCAGTTAAGAAACTACTAATACAAAAGGCCTATCATGACACTTCTGTCCGTGGACATGCCAGAGCACTAATTCATAAAGGTGCACAGTTTAGCAATGACTGGGTTACTATTTCAAGGTACCACATTCCTCCCCCACCACTCATGCATACCAGAATGGTCCCCGTCTGATCCATCAGAGACTTACTGGAGTCAGTGCCCATAACCAGCATGGCAGCTTCTTTTTCATGCAGCTGTTTTACCTGACTTTACTGTGGCATCTTTCTCCTTCCAGGTGAAGAAGATTGCCTCTGAGTATTACAACACCCTTCCTTACCACAACTCCTGGATCCTTGTCCTTTGGGACTTTGTTTTCAAAAACGCGCTGGGCCCTTTTGCCCGTGTGAAGAGAAAATACAAGGTGGCCAGCATCATATGAAACAGGAAAGCATTCTCCTCCTCCCATCCAAATGGCACACAGTCCACCCTATCCTGGGGGGGAGGGCGGTTAGAGAAACAGAGATGGGATCTACTGAAGTTGTTCTCAAAACCCGAACTGGATTaagttttttagaaaataaaaatgagaaatgtGGCAGACCCCAAGACACAAGAGGCACAGCTGATGGCTTCTAAGGGACTAGAAGCATATTTTTGGTTTTTCATTGACATCACACTCTGTCATGGAGTCAACACAGGTCTTGCAGAATAAAAATGGCTTATGCTGTCCTACCTCTCATAACCATGCTAAAGAAGTAACTGGTGGGTCCTTAAAAACTGCGGGACAGGCCTAAAAAATTCTCATGCCTCAACGGTCACCAAATGCTACCGTGATGAGGTTTGGCTTTGTTTAATCTCTTGGGATTAATTTAAGGGAGGCAAGATGAAGCAGGACTCTTAGCGACAGGATCTTTTGGCTTTCCCTTATTCATAATGTCACTCTAAGTAGaaaacaacttgacagcaaacAGCAAACCACAGTTCAGAGTAGGAGGTAGCTTACTCCAAGTTATGTGTGAGCCATGATCagatgtttgtgtgcatgtgtgtgcatgcgtgcacgtgtgtgtgcaGACATCTGCACTGTACATACCAGGAGAGCCACCTGTTCACCTGGCACCAGCACCAAACTGAATTCAGGCCATTTCGTTTCAATATTTAtaccccctcccttctcccaaaGATGCAGGATTATTACGGGCTGCTTGAAACGTAaccccattgaaaaagtctattatttggctgtcATTGTCTCTCTAGAAGTACATCCAGAGGTATTAGCTaacaatgaatgaaataagataATATAGCAGCTAACCTGTCCATCCACTTCATGAACCTCAACCTCTTAGACGATGGCTAAAATCGAGGAAAATTTCTGCACacctctcaagctctaaatactaaaccagaagttgttgttgtttagtcatggccgactctttgcgaccccatgaaccagagcacaccaggccctcctgtcttcagctGCCTACCGGAATTTGATCACATccatgttggtaactttgatgacactgtccaaccatgttgTCCTCTTcacctcttgctttcacactttcccaacatcagggtcttttccagggagtcttctcatgagatggtcagagtattggagcctcggtttcgggatctgtctttccagtgagcaatcagggttgatttctttcgaaatggataggtttgttctccctgcagtccaggggactctcctgcagcaccacaattcaaaagcatcaatttttcagcggtcagccttctttatggtccagctctcacttccatacatgactaatggaaaaactatagctctgactgcaatccatgaaggggtatgaAGAGGCAAGTCTGAGTCTATGGAGAGGGAAAACAACACGCCTTGCCAAACGGCTGAATGCTGAAGAGCGTCTTCCACCAGGACGAGACTCCAGCTGGACTATCTAGAAGTAAGTCACTTAACAGGCTTCAAATTGAAGTAGGAAGATTAAGGAACAACCAAGTACCTGGACAGAGGGCACATTTTCTCTGGCTGTGGAGAAATCTAATCCATCCAGCAATCAATGTACGTGCAATGTATGCCCGCTACTCCCGTACAAAAAGAAGGGTcaacaaatggctgagataacctTATTGAAGTAGCCCAATTTTGGTGACAAGTAACTATTTTAATTTGGTTTACCTACATGGCATGTACGCCCATAATGTTATAGCGTGCAACGCCctgatgcaaagaaagaaagaaagaaagaaagaaagaaagaaagaaagatggggcTCGTGAACATTTatcgcttcccctcctcctcctcctcctcccgccgccgccgcccatcTCCCCGCCGAGAG
It encodes the following:
- the LOC110075723 gene encoding sphingolipid delta(4)-desaturase/C4-monooxygenase DES2 isoform X3, with the translated sequence MCIVPAKYPEIKKLMGPDPNLKWVVTLMVLIQMIACYLVKELPWKWVFFWAYVFGGCLNHSMTLAIHDISHNVAFGNKMAKWNRFFSMFANLPIGVPYATSFKKYHIDHHRYLAGDGLDVDVPTEFEGRFFNSPLRKMIWLFLQPVFYVLRPLHVNPKPFSQMEFINVAIQLAYDLLIYSFWGLKPVLYMVAGSILAMGLHPISGHFIAEHYMYAKGHDTVSYYGPLNWITFNVGYHMEHHDFPSIPGSKLPQVKKIASEYYNTLPYHNSWILVLWDFVFKNALGPFARVKRKYKVASII
- the LOC110075723 gene encoding sphingolipid delta(4)-desaturase/C4-monooxygenase DES2 isoform X2, with the translated sequence MGNAGSRDDFEWLYTEQPHSNRRKEILAKYPEIKKLMGPDPNLKWVVTLMVLIQMIACYLVKELPWKWVFFWAYVFGGCLNHSMTLAIHDISHNVAFGNKMAKWNRFFSMFANLPIGVPYATSFKKYHIDHHRYLAGDGLDVDVPTEFEGRFFNSPLRKMIWLFLQPVFYVLRPLHVNPKPFSQMEFINVAIQLAYDLLIYSFWGLKPVLYMVAGSILAMGLHPISGHFIAEHYMYAKGHDTVSYYGPLNWITFNVGYHMEHHDFPSIPGSKLPQVKKIASEYYNTLPYHNSWILVLWDFVFKNALGPFARVKRKYKVASII